The Leptospirales bacterium genome has a window encoding:
- the purL gene encoding phosphoribosylformylglycinamidine synthase subunit PurL produces the protein MYSEKEITEQDAIEHGLSAEEFARIREFLGGRRPTATELGMYSGLWSEHCSYKNSILQLKTLPTESPRSLTRTGEENAGALDIGDGLAVVFKIESHNHPTAVEPYQGAATGVGGIMRDIFTMGARPICSLNSLRFGPPDQARNRHLLTHAVKGIGDYGNSLGIPVLGGELFFDPSFSRNCLVNAMTVGIVAHDAMAFARASGEGNPVFIVGGATGRDGIHGASFASRDLSAESESKRSAVQVGDPFMEKLLMEATLELIASKTLVGIQDMGAAGLSCATTEMSAKGRAGMSINLDLVPLREAGMNAYEIMLSESQERMLVVVERGKEQSVKSIFKRWELSAVEIGHVTNDGIVRLYRDGRLCAAVPADSLVLGGGAPRYVREQRRPEYLDQLRNFQDEDLPQHPDLGAAFLDLLGAFNVCSRRPLYEQYDTEVGLVRAIGPGGDGGLARVPGSNKAIAVSADCNSRYCYLDPALGAAQATAESARNVAVTGAVPIGVTNNLNFGNPYSPENYYVFAECVRGLREACLAFGIPVTGGNVSFYNESDDGPVYPTPTIGMVGLLEDVALCIKPHIAGPGRAIFLAGEFRPSFGGSEYQSRQLNLCAGAPPALDLGDEKRLCEFLAAGARSGLIASAHDLSLGGLAVGLFRFIYDSEQRSCPGVRLDPAALEVLAARCSAERDDLLLFGESNGCALISPPPGQEAALLALAAECSISLELLGASTGEGLLDLGRCRVAVGAALDRYEAGLVGVFGAPQSDL, from the coding sequence TTGTACTCCGAAAAAGAAATCACGGAGCAAGATGCCATCGAGCATGGGCTCAGCGCTGAAGAATTTGCCCGGATCCGGGAGTTTCTGGGCGGTCGTCGGCCAACCGCGACGGAGCTGGGCATGTATTCCGGACTGTGGTCGGAACATTGCAGCTACAAAAATTCTATTCTGCAACTGAAGACGCTGCCTACCGAGTCGCCGCGCAGCCTGACGCGCACCGGCGAAGAAAACGCCGGCGCCCTGGATATTGGCGATGGCCTGGCCGTCGTTTTCAAGATCGAAAGCCACAACCATCCCACCGCGGTCGAGCCCTACCAGGGCGCAGCGACAGGCGTGGGCGGAATCATGCGCGATATTTTTACCATGGGCGCACGACCGATTTGTTCGCTGAATAGCCTGCGCTTTGGGCCGCCGGACCAGGCGCGCAACCGTCATCTGTTGACGCACGCCGTCAAAGGCATTGGCGACTATGGCAACAGCCTGGGAATACCGGTGTTGGGCGGCGAACTGTTCTTTGATCCTTCCTTTTCTCGCAACTGTCTGGTCAACGCTATGACCGTCGGCATTGTTGCGCACGATGCCATGGCTTTTGCCCGCGCCAGCGGCGAGGGCAATCCGGTGTTCATTGTTGGCGGCGCCACGGGCCGCGACGGCATCCACGGCGCCTCTTTTGCCAGCCGTGATCTGAGCGCCGAGAGCGAAAGCAAACGCAGCGCGGTGCAGGTTGGCGATCCATTCATGGAAAAGCTACTGATGGAAGCTACGCTGGAACTGATTGCCAGCAAGACGCTGGTGGGCATTCAAGATATGGGCGCCGCCGGCCTCTCCTGCGCCACTACCGAGATGAGCGCCAAGGGCCGCGCTGGCATGTCCATCAATCTCGATCTGGTTCCCTTGCGCGAAGCCGGAATGAATGCCTATGAGATTATGCTCTCCGAATCGCAAGAGCGCATGCTGGTAGTTGTAGAGCGCGGCAAAGAGCAATCAGTCAAAAGTATATTCAAGCGCTGGGAGCTGAGCGCCGTGGAGATCGGGCATGTCACCAACGACGGCATCGTCCGGCTGTATCGCGATGGACGGCTCTGTGCGGCGGTTCCGGCCGATTCGCTGGTACTGGGCGGCGGCGCTCCGCGCTACGTCCGCGAGCAACGGCGTCCGGAATATCTGGATCAACTTCGCAATTTTCAGGATGAAGATTTGCCGCAGCACCCCGATCTTGGCGCCGCCTTCCTGGATCTGCTGGGGGCCTTCAATGTGTGTTCGCGCCGCCCGCTCTATGAGCAGTACGACACGGAGGTTGGTTTGGTGCGCGCCATCGGCCCCGGCGGCGATGGCGGGCTGGCGCGCGTCCCGGGATCAAACAAAGCCATCGCCGTTTCTGCCGACTGCAACTCGCGCTACTGCTATCTGGATCCGGCGCTGGGCGCGGCGCAGGCCACAGCGGAAAGCGCCCGCAACGTCGCTGTAACCGGCGCCGTCCCCATTGGCGTTACGAACAACCTGAATTTTGGCAACCCTTACTCGCCGGAAAACTACTATGTATTTGCTGAATGTGTTCGCGGCCTGCGCGAAGCCTGTCTGGCTTTTGGCATTCCGGTGACCGGCGGCAACGTTTCCTTCTACAATGAGAGCGATGACGGTCCGGTCTATCCCACGCCGACCATTGGCATGGTTGGCCTGCTGGAGGATGTGGCGCTGTGCATCAAGCCGCATATCGCTGGTCCAGGTCGCGCCATATTTCTGGCCGGCGAGTTTCGTCCCTCCTTCGGCGGCAGCGAGTACCAGTCGCGCCAGCTGAATCTTTGCGCTGGCGCCCCGCCGGCTCTGGATCTTGGAGACGAGAAGCGGCTCTGCGAGTTTCTGGCGGCCGGCGCGCGCTCCGGGCTGATTGCCAGCGCCCATGATCTTTCGCTGGGCGGCCTCGCTGTAGGGCTCTTTCGATTCATCTATGATAGCGAGCAGCGCAGCTGCCCCGGAGTCCGTCTGGACCCGGCGGCGCTGGAGGTGCTTGCCGCGCGCTGCAGCGCAGAGCGCGACGATCTTTTGCTTTTTGGGGAAAGCAATGGCTGCGCTCTGATTTCGCCGCCGCCGGGACAGGAAGCGGCGCTACTGGCTCTGGCGGCGGAATGCTCGATCTCGCTGGAGCTGCTGGGCGCCAGCACTGGCGAGGGCCTGCTCGATCTTGGCCGCTGCCGTGTCGCCGTTGGGGCGGCCCTGGATCGTTATGAAGCTGGACTGGTCGGCGTTTTTGGCGCCCCGCAAAGCGACCTTTGA
- a CDS encoding GGDEF domain-containing protein: MAESESEIQRLKRIIEAYEKLTSLSRTELLEADSIIEAQERVQALTREEIRALHHTIHELGVSEANLQEKIKEALSEDSSNEQQILEELERLRGHSGSDFYVDLFRVLVHYDFSAEEAAQHWAAILEHNREMALRLGRPVSFRAALLDYFISQNRILKNPKIIEISLFDEVLRSSHEDELTGLFNRRYLEKALPREVKRAQRHQSPLSVLILDIDDFKKYNDVYGHAAGDEVMRSVARILHENFRSEDIACRYGGEEFVVILPETDCKQALAVAGRFVECVRDTRFEFGAVTVSGGIAQLPLHGDSGGLLMLQADRALYRAKSEGKNSVLVAG; this comes from the coding sequence ATGGCCGAATCGGAAAGCGAAATCCAAAGACTCAAGCGCATCATTGAAGCCTATGAAAAGCTCACCTCACTGAGTCGCACGGAACTCCTGGAGGCGGATAGCATCATTGAGGCGCAAGAACGCGTCCAGGCTCTGACGCGCGAAGAAATCCGCGCCCTGCACCATACGATCCACGAGCTGGGAGTTTCGGAAGCGAATTTGCAGGAAAAGATCAAGGAGGCCCTCTCCGAGGATTCCAGCAACGAGCAGCAGATTCTGGAGGAACTTGAACGCCTGCGCGGCCACAGCGGATCTGATTTTTACGTCGATCTGTTCCGCGTGCTGGTGCACTATGACTTCAGCGCAGAAGAAGCGGCGCAACACTGGGCGGCTATTCTGGAGCACAATCGCGAGATGGCGCTGCGCCTGGGGCGCCCGGTAAGTTTTCGCGCCGCGCTGCTGGACTACTTCATCAGTCAGAATCGCATTCTGAAAAATCCTAAAATCATCGAAATCAGTCTCTTCGACGAGGTGCTGCGATCGAGTCATGAGGACGAACTGACCGGACTGTTCAATCGCCGCTATCTGGAGAAGGCCTTGCCGCGCGAGGTGAAGCGCGCCCAGCGCCACCAGAGTCCGCTCTCCGTCCTGATTCTGGATATCGACGATTTCAAGAAATACAACGATGTCTATGGCCACGCCGCCGGCGACGAAGTGATGCGCAGCGTCGCACGCATCTTGCACGAGAATTTTCGCAGCGAGGACATAGCCTGTCGCTATGGCGGCGAAGAGTTTGTGGTCATTCTGCCTGAAACCGACTGCAAGCAAGCGCTGGCCGTTGCTGGACGATTTGTGGAGTGTGTGCGAGATACACGCTTTGAATTTGGCGCGGTCACAGTCAGCGGCGGCATTGCGCAACTGCCGCTGCACGGAGACTCGGGCGGCCTTCTGATGCTGCAGGCAGATCGCGCCCTGTACCGCGCCAAGTCGGAAGGCAAGAATTCAGTGCTGGTTGCCGGCTGA
- a CDS encoding ferric reductase-like transmembrane domain-containing protein: MSNNYRIISWNPFKIRYDLALFAVVAAYLIVFGACSAYSFPQATAETIVIRASGSCALLLLHAILCIGPLTRLHPAFLPLLYNRRHLGVAMFLLALVHGLFSLIQFHGFGDEHPLASVWTLQARVQQLSDYPFQIPGFLALGILATMAASSHDFWLAQLRPQIWKLIHFGVYVAYALLILHVSMGALQSERDPLLIWLIAAGLATVCTLHLISALRERSIDRAATDRLEGVDGLVRVCAADQIALNRARIIAVDGERIAIFRHAGGFSAVSNVCRHQLGPLGEGQIVDGCITCPWHGYQYRPEDGRAPPPFREKLETYALRIVKGIVYVDPRPKAPGTLVEPATLS, translated from the coding sequence ATGAGTAACAACTATCGCATCATTTCCTGGAACCCATTCAAGATTCGCTATGATCTGGCGCTGTTTGCAGTGGTCGCAGCATACCTCATCGTGTTTGGCGCATGCAGCGCCTACTCTTTCCCGCAGGCCACCGCGGAGACCATCGTAATTCGCGCTTCTGGCAGTTGTGCGCTACTGCTCCTGCATGCCATACTCTGCATCGGTCCGCTGACCAGACTGCATCCGGCTTTCCTGCCGCTGCTTTACAATCGGCGCCATCTAGGCGTTGCCATGTTCCTGCTCGCTCTGGTTCATGGACTGTTCAGCTTGATTCAGTTTCACGGCTTTGGCGATGAGCACCCGCTGGCCAGCGTTTGGACGCTGCAAGCGCGCGTGCAGCAACTCAGCGACTATCCATTTCAAATTCCCGGTTTTCTTGCCCTCGGCATACTGGCAACCATGGCCGCTAGCAGTCATGACTTCTGGTTGGCGCAGTTACGGCCTCAAATCTGGAAGTTGATTCACTTCGGCGTCTACGTCGCCTATGCACTCTTGATCCTGCATGTCTCCATGGGCGCATTGCAAAGCGAAAGAGATCCGTTGCTTATCTGGCTGATTGCTGCAGGCCTGGCAACGGTCTGCACACTGCATCTGATCTCTGCTCTGCGCGAAAGGAGCATAGATCGCGCCGCGACCGATCGATTGGAAGGGGTTGATGGTCTGGTTCGCGTCTGCGCTGCAGACCAGATTGCCCTGAATCGCGCCCGAATCATTGCGGTGGATGGCGAGCGCATTGCTATTTTTCGACACGCTGGCGGCTTTTCAGCTGTCAGCAATGTTTGCCGCCATCAACTTGGGCCGCTGGGCGAGGGCCAGATTGTGGATGGTTGCATAACCTGTCCCTGGCACGGCTACCAGTATCGGCCCGAGGACGGCCGCGCGCCGCCGCCCTTCCGCGAAAAACTGGAAACCTACGCTCTGCGCATTGTGAAAGGAATTGTTTATGTTGATCCGCGGCCGAAAGCGCCAGGAACCCTGGTCGAGCCAGCTACGCTATCTTGA
- a CDS encoding class I SAM-dependent methyltransferase — protein sequence MTAAIHQGIYARLFARFYDRFMQSTEQRALFRKRRRLLSKLQGDILEIGSGTGVNFAFYPAGCRVLAAEPAPAMMERARAAAAALPEGRANIETILAGVGDAELEQRVAAASTDYVVCTLVLCTVPDLQAALDWIDSRLKPGGRLVLIEHVRAASAAGRALQGALNPVWKRFALGCHLNRDPAAALGGLRYQPIEEQSFVLTMPFYCAVWEKPAKAGAP from the coding sequence ATGACCGCCGCAATCCACCAGGGCATCTACGCCCGCCTTTTTGCTCGATTCTATGACCGCTTCATGCAGTCCACCGAGCAGCGTGCGCTGTTTCGCAAGCGTCGACGGCTGCTTTCAAAACTGCAGGGAGATATTCTGGAGATTGGCAGCGGCACCGGCGTCAACTTTGCGTTTTATCCTGCAGGCTGCCGGGTGCTGGCAGCCGAACCGGCGCCAGCCATGATGGAGCGTGCGCGCGCTGCGGCCGCGGCTCTCCCTGAGGGGCGCGCAAACATCGAAACCATACTGGCTGGCGTCGGCGATGCTGAGCTGGAACAGCGTGTAGCGGCAGCCTCCACGGACTATGTGGTTTGCACGCTCGTACTCTGCACTGTTCCCGATCTTCAGGCGGCGCTGGACTGGATTGATTCAAGATTAAAGCCAGGCGGACGGCTGGTATTGATAGAGCACGTCCGCGCCGCAAGCGCCGCCGGTCGGGCTCTGCAGGGCGCATTGAATCCAGTCTGGAAGCGCTTTGCGCTTGGCTGTCACCTGAACCGCGATCCGGCGGCTGCCCTCGGCGGCCTGCGCTATCAACCGATCGAAGAACAAAGCTTTGTATTGACGATGCCCTTCTACTGCGCCGTCTGGGAGAAGCCCGCAAAGGCCGGCGCGCCCTAG
- a CDS encoding adenylate cyclase, whose protein sequence is MNGRRGAALVIIALAQLAIAAGASSLAAAPLQMPAAADRVDPGPAISYLEDPEGRLQLTDVSAPSFQHRFQPAASSSLNFGFTRSVYWLRIELSDSIAGREWLLQSAFPLLDRIDFYGLEGERLSHQSAGLLLPFSSRPIAHRNFVFRLHPPRQGAVYFLRCQTQDSMQMPLSLWSPAAFYAEDHNDQALLGAYFGIVAVMAVYNLFLFLSLRDRGYLLYIVYISLCGLFIFSQYGLAFEYLWPNWTMLARKMNPALAAALECGVLAFTMHFLDTSKTAPRLHRALQAATLAAVLASPLALLIPLTQGAIMVVFLGLAASLLCILAGFLSLQAGYRPARYYVTAFLLLAVGGALYALKTFGALPLNFVTQYGMQLGSVAEVTLLSLGLADRMNVLRRDKELAQRAAIELQSASLVAQTALTEAYARMAPSEYLRILGKNSVLELQPGDQVQRQMTVLFSDIRGFTALSESMTPAENFNFLNSYLRRMNPIIQRCGGHIDKYIGDSIMALFPNRPEDALEAAIGMQLELAIFNEHRRRSGYRPIEIGIGIHSGPVMLGAIGGEQRMELTVISDTVNLASRLEGLTKTCGAAVVVSDQSYELLENPDAYDLRKLGAFAVSGKSAETTVFGLNINVQQNATDHSSCIGSVASPVAH, encoded by the coding sequence ATGAACGGTCGCCGCGGTGCAGCTTTAGTGATCATTGCTCTGGCGCAGCTGGCGATCGCGGCCGGCGCTTCCAGCCTCGCGGCGGCCCCTCTGCAAATGCCAGCGGCGGCCGATCGCGTCGATCCGGGCCCTGCGATCAGCTATCTGGAGGATCCCGAGGGCAGGCTGCAGCTAACCGATGTCAGCGCGCCGTCCTTTCAGCATCGTTTTCAGCCAGCGGCAAGCTCCAGTCTGAACTTTGGTTTTACTCGATCGGTTTACTGGTTGCGGATCGAACTGAGCGACAGCATCGCCGGGCGTGAGTGGCTGCTGCAGTCCGCATTTCCACTGCTGGATCGGATCGATTTCTATGGTCTGGAAGGAGAGCGACTGTCGCATCAAAGCGCCGGCCTCTTGCTTCCCTTTTCCAGCCGGCCGATCGCACATCGCAACTTCGTCTTTCGGCTGCATCCGCCGCGGCAGGGCGCAGTCTATTTTTTGCGCTGCCAGACGCAAGATAGCATGCAGATGCCTTTGAGCCTCTGGTCCCCGGCGGCCTTCTATGCCGAGGACCACAATGATCAAGCGCTGCTTGGCGCTTACTTTGGCATCGTAGCGGTGATGGCGGTTTATAACTTGTTTCTCTTTCTTTCGCTTCGCGACCGAGGCTACTTACTTTACATTGTTTATATAAGTCTATGTGGCCTGTTTATCTTCTCTCAGTATGGTCTGGCCTTTGAATATCTCTGGCCAAACTGGACGATGCTGGCGCGAAAGATGAATCCAGCGCTGGCTGCGGCGCTGGAATGCGGCGTGCTGGCTTTTACCATGCACTTTCTGGACACCAGCAAGACAGCGCCGCGACTGCACCGCGCTTTGCAGGCTGCAACCCTCGCCGCCGTGCTGGCGTCGCCGCTGGCGCTGCTGATCCCATTGACGCAAGGCGCCATCATGGTGGTTTTTTTGGGTCTGGCCGCCTCGCTGCTTTGCATTCTGGCCGGTTTTCTCAGTTTGCAAGCGGGCTACCGGCCGGCGCGCTATTACGTCACAGCCTTTCTGTTGCTGGCGGTTGGCGGAGCGCTCTATGCGCTAAAAACATTTGGCGCACTGCCGCTGAACTTTGTGACGCAGTACGGCATGCAGCTTGGCAGCGTCGCCGAGGTAACTCTGCTTTCGCTGGGCCTCGCCGATCGCATGAACGTCTTGCGCAGGGATAAGGAACTGGCGCAGCGCGCTGCCATTGAACTGCAGAGCGCTTCGCTTGTGGCGCAAACGGCATTGACTGAGGCTTACGCACGAATGGCGCCCTCCGAGTATCTACGAATCCTGGGCAAAAATTCAGTTCTGGAGCTGCAACCTGGCGACCAGGTGCAGCGGCAGATGACAGTGTTGTTCAGCGACATCCGCGGCTTTACTGCGCTGTCGGAGTCAATGACGCCGGCCGAAAACTTCAATTTCCTGAACTCTTACCTGCGTCGAATGAACCCCATCATTCAGCGCTGCGGCGGCCACATTGATAAGTACATAGGCGACTCTATCATGGCGCTCTTCCCCAATCGCCCGGAGGATGCGCTCGAAGCTGCCATTGGCATGCAACTGGAGCTTGCTATTTTCAATGAGCATCGTCGACGTTCCGGGTATCGGCCCATCGAAATTGGCATCGGCATTCACAGCGGACCGGTGATGCTTGGCGCCATTGGCGGCGAACAGCGCATGGAACTCACGGTGATTTCAGATACGGTCAATCTTGCTTCGCGGCTGGAGGGCCTGACCAAGACCTGTGGGGCCGCTGTGGTCGTCAGCGACCAAAGCTACGAACTGCTTGAGAATCCAGATGCATATGATTTGCGAAAGCTTGGCGCCTTTGCAGTGAGCGGCAAGTCGGCGGAAACAACCGTGTTTGGGCTGAATATCAATGTGCAGCAAAACGCAACTGATCATTCCAGTTGCATCGGTTCCGTGGCATCTCCTGTTGCGCACTAG
- a CDS encoding SpoIIE family protein phosphatase: MLGFRTRLVLAFTILASGFTTAAVVYFYQVAKEQVYEQMALRLKDLGRLGQYQLSAADRRTILELNQVCVQLQRDLGNGALSAIGDGDVRQPLSEEQVTELQRRPDFQRLVQVMRGIKRSTRISVTVPQNLPQSVLDPADRPQIRFVYLLTMIPESPDRKYLRFIVDGDYEALDTNGNGQMEEDEEPTEIGMIYNVEGQPELREAFDGKVLTNHTFVRDAWGLWFSSYTPIIDPETNQVIAVMGIDLDVEGPANALNRTFYIAAAICVASLVLSVGVAFIAAAYFGRPIRALTEAADRVRNRDFQVRAPVFSRDELGRLTETFNTMVADIGAYSNHMEEMVARRTQELQEALNQVQALKLKQDADYFLTTLLTNPLLKNNNSSPAVQTAFLIEQKKRFRYKASEAHLGGDVCITGNLRLQGQNWTLFLNGDAMGKSMQGAGGALVLGTIVNSMLRRSEDGETSRLIGPEEWLRDACNELQKVFVTFDGSMLISCIMGLLNESDGRLIYFNAEHPALTLYRKGQASFLDEAAPMRKIGFPFISGFSVVRAQLEAGDVLFAGSDGKDDLRMGGDEGVNIMNEDEQLFLRIVEQSHGDLDQIRQALARTGEIIDDLSIVRVEYLGPKAGSGGANGEDSSAESANQSLRQATHLIRERKYSVALQLLEQHSSMEQGFLPLYYRGYCLSRLGRSREALPLLEQAYQQDRLQTAVLRLLGKLYLSMGDARAATRFLSEAVKLEPEHENSARLLRKLQQVDEA, encoded by the coding sequence ATGCTTGGTTTTCGAACTCGTCTGGTCCTGGCCTTTACGATTCTTGCTTCAGGCTTCACCACCGCCGCCGTAGTCTATTTCTACCAGGTGGCCAAGGAGCAAGTTTACGAACAGATGGCTTTGCGTTTGAAAGACCTGGGCCGATTGGGCCAGTACCAACTGAGTGCAGCAGATCGCCGCACGATTCTGGAACTGAACCAGGTCTGCGTACAGCTGCAGCGAGATCTGGGCAACGGCGCGCTCTCAGCAATCGGGGACGGCGATGTTCGCCAACCGCTGAGCGAGGAGCAAGTCACGGAATTGCAGCGTCGCCCGGATTTTCAGCGACTGGTTCAGGTGATGCGCGGCATCAAACGTTCCACGCGCATCTCCGTAACTGTTCCACAAAACCTCCCGCAAAGCGTTCTGGACCCCGCCGATCGTCCACAGATTCGCTTTGTCTATTTGCTGACGATGATTCCGGAGTCGCCCGATCGAAAGTATCTGCGTTTCATTGTCGATGGCGACTACGAGGCGCTCGACACCAACGGCAACGGCCAAATGGAAGAGGACGAAGAGCCGACTGAAATTGGAATGATCTACAATGTCGAGGGCCAGCCAGAATTGCGCGAGGCATTCGACGGGAAGGTGCTGACCAATCACACTTTCGTTCGCGACGCCTGGGGACTCTGGTTTTCCTCGTATACTCCGATCATTGATCCAGAGACCAATCAGGTAATCGCCGTGATGGGCATTGATCTGGACGTGGAAGGTCCGGCCAATGCACTGAACCGAACATTCTATATCGCCGCGGCCATTTGTGTTGCTTCGCTTGTACTGAGCGTTGGCGTCGCCTTTATTGCTGCGGCCTACTTTGGCCGACCCATTCGCGCTCTGACCGAAGCCGCAGATCGCGTACGCAATCGCGACTTTCAGGTTCGCGCCCCGGTTTTCAGTCGCGACGAACTCGGCCGATTGACGGAAACGTTTAATACGATGGTGGCGGATATCGGCGCCTACTCCAATCATATGGAAGAAATGGTCGCCCGTCGTACGCAGGAGCTGCAGGAGGCGCTCAACCAGGTGCAGGCTCTGAAGTTAAAGCAGGATGCGGATTATTTTTTGACTACGCTTTTGACCAATCCGCTGCTGAAGAACAACAATTCCAGTCCGGCGGTGCAGACTGCATTCTTGATCGAGCAGAAGAAACGATTTCGATACAAGGCATCGGAAGCGCATCTGGGCGGGGACGTCTGTATCACCGGCAATCTGCGCCTGCAGGGCCAGAATTGGACGCTTTTTCTGAACGGCGATGCAATGGGCAAGTCAATGCAGGGCGCCGGCGGCGCATTGGTACTGGGGACGATCGTCAACTCCATGCTCAGGCGCTCCGAGGATGGCGAAACTTCGCGTCTTATCGGGCCCGAGGAATGGCTGCGCGATGCCTGCAACGAACTGCAGAAGGTATTTGTAACATTTGATGGCAGCATGTTGATCAGTTGCATTATGGGCCTGCTGAACGAGAGCGATGGCAGGTTGATTTATTTCAATGCTGAGCATCCTGCGCTGACGCTCTACCGCAAGGGCCAGGCCAGCTTCCTCGATGAGGCGGCGCCGATGCGCAAGATCGGTTTTCCTTTTATCAGCGGCTTTTCTGTGGTACGCGCTCAACTGGAAGCGGGCGATGTGCTCTTTGCCGGGAGCGATGGCAAAGACGATCTGCGCATGGGCGGCGATGAAGGCGTCAACATCATGAACGAGGACGAGCAGCTATTTTTGCGTATCGTGGAGCAATCGCACGGAGACCTCGACCAGATTCGTCAGGCACTGGCGCGCACCGGAGAAATCATTGATGACCTGTCCATTGTGCGCGTGGAGTATCTGGGCCCGAAGGCGGGATCTGGCGGCGCAAATGGCGAAGATTCGAGCGCCGAGAGCGCGAACCAGAGTCTGCGCCAGGCGACGCATCTGATCCGGGAAAGGAAATACAGCGTTGCGCTTCAGCTGCTGGAACAACATTCAAGCATGGAACAGGGATTCTTGCCGCTCTATTATCGCGGCTATTGCCTTTCACGCCTGGGTCGCAGCCGCGAGGCTTTGCCGCTTCTGGAGCAGGCTTACCAGCAAGATCGACTGCAAACGGCCGTGCTGCGGCTGCTGGGAAAACTTTATCTCAGTATGGGCGATGCGCGAGCGGCAACTCGCTTCCTGAGCGAGGCAGTTAAGCTTGAACCGGAGCATGAGAATTCCGCCCGCCTCCTGCGCAAATTACAGCAGGTCGATGAAGCTTAG
- the fumC gene encoding class II fumarate hydratase, with product MSQYRIEKDTMGEVQVPADRYWGAQTQRSLMNFKIGHDHFPREMVRALGVLKKAAAQTNKELGILPADKADLIIRAADEVIEGKLDDHFPLVIWQTGSGTQTNMNTNEVISNRAIEMAGGERGSKTPVHPNDHVNCAQSSNDTFPTAMHIAAGERVVGHLIPAVKQLHDTLRKKSDEFKDIIKIGRTHLMDATPLTLGQEFSGYVSMLQHAVERLERALPGIYELALGGTAVGTGLNTHPEFAVKAAAQIAKLTGLPFVSAPNKFESLASHGALVECSGALKTLACDLMKIANDIRWLASGPRCGLGELHIPDNEPGSSIMPGKVNPTQSEAMTMVCAQVIGNDVAVNVGGSSGNFELNVFKPLIIFNVLNSIRLLGDACLSFNEKCAVGIEALRPNIQKHLESSLMLVTALNPHIGYDNAAKIAKHAHKEGLTLREAAIGLGLVKSEDFDAFVRPENMVQPGL from the coding sequence ATGTCGCAATACCGCATTGAGAAAGACACCATGGGCGAGGTGCAAGTGCCCGCCGATCGATACTGGGGCGCTCAAACGCAGCGTTCGCTGATGAATTTTAAGATTGGGCACGATCATTTTCCGCGTGAAATGGTGCGCGCGCTTGGCGTATTGAAAAAGGCCGCAGCGCAGACAAATAAGGAGCTCGGTATTCTGCCCGCGGACAAGGCTGACTTGATCATTCGCGCGGCTGACGAGGTAATCGAGGGAAAACTGGACGATCATTTTCCGCTGGTGATCTGGCAAACTGGCTCTGGCACACAGACCAACATGAATACTAACGAAGTGATTTCCAACCGCGCCATCGAGATGGCCGGCGGAGAACGCGGTTCAAAGACGCCTGTTCATCCCAACGATCATGTCAACTGTGCCCAGTCTTCCAACGATACCTTCCCGACGGCCATGCACATCGCTGCCGGCGAGCGGGTTGTTGGCCATCTGATTCCTGCGGTCAAACAGCTGCACGACACTCTGCGAAAGAAAAGCGATGAGTTCAAGGACATCATTAAAATTGGCCGCACGCACCTGATGGATGCCACACCGCTGACGCTGGGACAGGAGTTTTCCGGCTATGTTTCCATGCTGCAACATGCCGTGGAGCGCCTGGAGCGCGCGCTGCCTGGCATTTACGAGCTGGCGCTTGGCGGCACTGCCGTTGGCACCGGACTCAATACGCACCCCGAATTTGCCGTGAAGGCCGCTGCTCAGATTGCAAAGTTGACCGGTCTGCCCTTTGTTTCCGCGCCCAACAAATTTGAATCGCTTGCCTCGCATGGCGCGCTGGTCGAATGCAGCGGCGCGCTCAAGACGCTGGCCTGCGACTTGATGAAGATTGCCAATGATATTCGCTGGCTGGCCAGCGGACCGCGCTGCGGCCTGGGCGAGCTGCACATACCGGACAATGAACCCGGATCTTCGATTATGCCAGGCAAGGTCAATCCAACGCAAAGCGAGGCAATGACCATGGTCTGCGCCCAGGTGATTGGCAATGACGTGGCCGTTAACGTAGGCGGCAGCTCTGGCAATTTTGAACTCAATGTCTTCAAGCCTTTGATCATATTCAATGTGCTTAATTCTATTCGGCTGCTGGGCGACGCCTGCCTGAGTTTCAATGAAAAATGCGCTGTGGGAATTGAGGCCCTGCGACCAAATATCCAGAAGCACCTGGAGAGCTCATTGATGCTGGTGACAGCCCTGAATCCGCATATTGGATACGATAACGCCGCAAAGATTGCCAAGCACGCTCACAAGGAGGGCCTCACCTTGCGCGAGGCGGCCATCGGCCTCGGTCTGGTCAAATCCGAAGACTTCGATGCCTTTGTGCGTCCGGAAAACATGGTGCAGCCGGGGCTCTAA